A window from Corvus moneduloides isolate bCorMon1 chromosome 32, bCorMon1.pri, whole genome shotgun sequence encodes these proteins:
- the YIPF2 gene encoding protein YIPF2 isoform X2 has product MTGNGSSRDGPSGTIVGAEPARRERGTGARRTGRNHCRRGAGEGRVHVGGAGGPVPVPVPSVTPRAPSDSREAPEPRSGPSVAVPLPEPPEDGDDADTAELLAGQRQPRGFWTFEYYQAFFDVDTRQVLERIKASVLPVPGKNFVRHRLRNNPDLYGPFWICATLALALAISGDLSQLGAARGGPEHRYRPRFHHALAPHPGPVPVTPPCPPSARGRDPHLQLRGAGAAGALGGPELGPGGLGGLLQPPGDPLCLRLLPGCARARRCAVGAAGAVAALGSAGRAGRALGRSSGRHLLAAPEGRWPRARAGRGGRAGGPAHAAGPGLPALLLRAPPHSGIWGGPRGDPPLQRFPPCTVRGGRDGGSPWTEGTPPSPPPTPPRRSPLRSVSPNKSRDSPIRAPLILGSPKRPPGEPPEP; this is encoded by the exons ATGACCGGAAACGGCTCCAGTCGGGACGGACCGAGCGGAACCATCGTGGGGGCGGAAccggcgcggcgggagcgcgggACGGGAGCGAGACGGACCGGGCGGAACCACTGTAGACGGGGCGCGGGGGAGGGACGAGTCCACGTCGGCGGAGCCGGCG GCCCGGTGCCGGTTCCGGTTCCCTCCGTGACCCCCCGGGCCCCCTCAGACTCCCGGGAGGCGCCGGAGCCGCGGTCGGGACCCTCCGTGGCGGTGCCGCTGCCGGAGCCCCCCGAGGACGGGGACGATGCTGACACGGCCGAG CTCCTGGCGGGGCAGCGGCAGCCGCGCGGCTTCTGGACCTTCGAGTATTACCAGGCGTTTTTCGACGTGGACACGCGGCAG GTGCTGGAGCGCATCAAGGCCTCGGTGCTGCCGGTACCGGGGAAGAACTTTGTGCGTCACCGGCTGCGCAACAACCCCGACCTGTAcg GCCCGTTCTGGATCTGTGCCAccctggctctggctctggccATCAGCGGGGACCTGTCCCAGCTCGGCGCCGCCCGCGGGGGCCCCGAGCACCGGTACCGGCCCCGCTTCCACCACG CCCTTGCCCCGCACCCTGGGCCCGTTCCCGtgacccccccgtgcccccccagTGCCCGTGGCCGTGACCCTCATCTTCAGCTACGCGGGGCTGGTGCCgctggggctctggggggcCCTGAGCTGGGCccgggggggctcggggggctccTTCAGCCTCCTGGAGACCCTCTGTGCCTACGGCTACTCCCTGGCTGCGCTCGTGCCCGCCGCT GTGCTGTGGGCGCTGCCGGTGCCGTGGCTGcgctgggcagtgctggccgTGCTGGCCGTGCCCTCGGCCGCAGCTCTGGCCGTCACCTTCTGGCCGCCCCTGAGGGCCGGTGGCCGCGTGCCCGCGCTGGCCGGGGGGGCCGCGCTGGTGGCCCTGCACACgctgctggccctgggctgCCAG ctctaCTTCTTCGAGCCCCTCCCCACAGCGGGATCTGGGGGGGCCCCCGTGGGGATCCCCCCCTCCAACGCTTCCCACCCTGCACGGTGAGGGGGGGCCGGGATGGGGGGAGCCCCTGGACCGAGGGgacccccccatccccccccccgaccccccctcGTCGGAGCCCGCTCCGCTCCGTGAGCCCAAATAAAAGCAGGGATTCTCCAATCCGTGCCCCGCTGATTTTGGGGAGCCCCAAGCGCCCCCCCGGGGAGcccccagagccctga
- the YIPF2 gene encoding protein YIPF2 isoform X1: MTGNGSSRDGPSGTIVGAEPARRERGTGARRTGRNHCRRGAGEGRVHVGGAGARGSAMDEPRPHGESRDTPGPVPVPVPSVTPRAPSDSREAPEPRSGPSVAVPLPEPPEDGDDADTAELLAGQRQPRGFWTFEYYQAFFDVDTRQVLERIKASVLPVPGKNFVRHRLRNNPDLYGPFWICATLALALAISGDLSQLGAARGGPEHRYRPRFHHALAPHPGPVPVTPPCPPSARGRDPHLQLRGAGAAGALGGPELGPGGLGGLLQPPGDPLCLRLLPGCARARRCAVGAAGAVAALGSAGRAGRALGRSSGRHLLAAPEGRWPRARAGRGGRAGGPAHAAGPGLPALLLRAPPHSGIWGGPRGDPPLQRFPPCTVRGGRDGGSPWTEGTPPSPPPTPPRRSPLRSVSPNKSRDSPIRAPLILGSPKRPPGEPPEP; encoded by the exons ATGACCGGAAACGGCTCCAGTCGGGACGGACCGAGCGGAACCATCGTGGGGGCGGAAccggcgcggcgggagcgcgggACGGGAGCGAGACGGACCGGGCGGAACCACTGTAGACGGGGCGCGGGGGAGGGACGAGTCCACGTCGGCGGAGCCGGCG CGAGAGGCTCCGCCATGGACGAGCCCCGGCCTCACGGTGAGTCCCGTGATACCCCAGGCCCGGTGCCGGTTCCGGTTCCCTCCGTGACCCCCCGGGCCCCCTCAGACTCCCGGGAGGCGCCGGAGCCGCGGTCGGGACCCTCCGTGGCGGTGCCGCTGCCGGAGCCCCCCGAGGACGGGGACGATGCTGACACGGCCGAG CTCCTGGCGGGGCAGCGGCAGCCGCGCGGCTTCTGGACCTTCGAGTATTACCAGGCGTTTTTCGACGTGGACACGCGGCAG GTGCTGGAGCGCATCAAGGCCTCGGTGCTGCCGGTACCGGGGAAGAACTTTGTGCGTCACCGGCTGCGCAACAACCCCGACCTGTAcg GCCCGTTCTGGATCTGTGCCAccctggctctggctctggccATCAGCGGGGACCTGTCCCAGCTCGGCGCCGCCCGCGGGGGCCCCGAGCACCGGTACCGGCCCCGCTTCCACCACG CCCTTGCCCCGCACCCTGGGCCCGTTCCCGtgacccccccgtgcccccccagTGCCCGTGGCCGTGACCCTCATCTTCAGCTACGCGGGGCTGGTGCCgctggggctctggggggcCCTGAGCTGGGCccgggggggctcggggggctccTTCAGCCTCCTGGAGACCCTCTGTGCCTACGGCTACTCCCTGGCTGCGCTCGTGCCCGCCGCT GTGCTGTGGGCGCTGCCGGTGCCGTGGCTGcgctgggcagtgctggccgTGCTGGCCGTGCCCTCGGCCGCAGCTCTGGCCGTCACCTTCTGGCCGCCCCTGAGGGCCGGTGGCCGCGTGCCCGCGCTGGCCGGGGGGGCCGCGCTGGTGGCCCTGCACACgctgctggccctgggctgCCAG ctctaCTTCTTCGAGCCCCTCCCCACAGCGGGATCTGGGGGGGCCCCCGTGGGGATCCCCCCCTCCAACGCTTCCCACCCTGCACGGTGAGGGGGGGCCGGGATGGGGGGAGCCCCTGGACCGAGGGgacccccccatccccccccccgaccccccctcGTCGGAGCCCGCTCCGCTCCGTGAGCCCAAATAAAAGCAGGGATTCTCCAATCCGTGCCCCGCTGATTTTGGGGAGCCCCAAGCGCCCCCCCGGGGAGcccccagagccctga
- the YIPF2 gene encoding protein YIPF2 isoform X4 — MTGNGSSRDGPSGTIVGAEPARRERGTGARRTGRNHCRRGAGEGRVHVGGAGARGSAMDEPRPHGESRDTPGPVPVPVPSVTPRAPSDSREAPEPRSGPSVAVPLPEPPEDGDDADTAELLAGQRQPRGFWTFEYYQAFFDVDTRQVLERIKASVLPVPGKNFVRHRLRNNPDLYGPFWICATLALALAISGDLSQLGAARGGPEHRYRPRFHHVPVAVTLIFSYAGLVPLGLWGALSWARGGSGGSFSLLETLCAYGYSLAALVPAAVLWALPVPWLRWAVLAVLAVPSAAALAVTFWPPLRAGGRVPALAGGAALVALHTLLALGCQLYFFEPLPTAGSGGAPVGIPPSNASHPAR, encoded by the exons ATGACCGGAAACGGCTCCAGTCGGGACGGACCGAGCGGAACCATCGTGGGGGCGGAAccggcgcggcgggagcgcgggACGGGAGCGAGACGGACCGGGCGGAACCACTGTAGACGGGGCGCGGGGGAGGGACGAGTCCACGTCGGCGGAGCCGGCG CGAGAGGCTCCGCCATGGACGAGCCCCGGCCTCACGGTGAGTCCCGTGATACCCCAGGCCCGGTGCCGGTTCCGGTTCCCTCCGTGACCCCCCGGGCCCCCTCAGACTCCCGGGAGGCGCCGGAGCCGCGGTCGGGACCCTCCGTGGCGGTGCCGCTGCCGGAGCCCCCCGAGGACGGGGACGATGCTGACACGGCCGAG CTCCTGGCGGGGCAGCGGCAGCCGCGCGGCTTCTGGACCTTCGAGTATTACCAGGCGTTTTTCGACGTGGACACGCGGCAG GTGCTGGAGCGCATCAAGGCCTCGGTGCTGCCGGTACCGGGGAAGAACTTTGTGCGTCACCGGCTGCGCAACAACCCCGACCTGTAcg GCCCGTTCTGGATCTGTGCCAccctggctctggctctggccATCAGCGGGGACCTGTCCCAGCTCGGCGCCGCCCGCGGGGGCCCCGAGCACCGGTACCGGCCCCGCTTCCACCACG TGCCCGTGGCCGTGACCCTCATCTTCAGCTACGCGGGGCTGGTGCCgctggggctctggggggcCCTGAGCTGGGCccgggggggctcggggggctccTTCAGCCTCCTGGAGACCCTCTGTGCCTACGGCTACTCCCTGGCTGCGCTCGTGCCCGCCGCT GTGCTGTGGGCGCTGCCGGTGCCGTGGCTGcgctgggcagtgctggccgTGCTGGCCGTGCCCTCGGCCGCAGCTCTGGCCGTCACCTTCTGGCCGCCCCTGAGGGCCGGTGGCCGCGTGCCCGCGCTGGCCGGGGGGGCCGCGCTGGTGGCCCTGCACACgctgctggccctgggctgCCAG ctctaCTTCTTCGAGCCCCTCCCCACAGCGGGATCTGGGGGGGCCCCCGTGGGGATCCCCCCCTCCAACGCTTCCCACCCTGCACGGTGA
- the YIPF2 gene encoding protein YIPF2 isoform X3 — MTGNGSSRDGPSGTIVGAEPARRERGTGARRTGRNHCRRGAGEGRVHVGGAGARGSAMDEPRPHDSREAPEPRSGPSVAVPLPEPPEDGDDADTAELLAGQRQPRGFWTFEYYQAFFDVDTRQVLERIKASVLPVPGKNFVRHRLRNNPDLYGPFWICATLALALAISGDLSQLGAARGGPEHRYRPRFHHALAPHPGPVPVTPPCPPSARGRDPHLQLRGAGAAGALGGPELGPGGLGGLLQPPGDPLCLRLLPGCARARRCAVGAAGAVAALGSAGRAGRALGRSSGRHLLAAPEGRWPRARAGRGGRAGGPAHAAGPGLPALLLRAPPHSGIWGGPRGDPPLQRFPPCTVRGGRDGGSPWTEGTPPSPPPTPPRRSPLRSVSPNKSRDSPIRAPLILGSPKRPPGEPPEP, encoded by the exons ATGACCGGAAACGGCTCCAGTCGGGACGGACCGAGCGGAACCATCGTGGGGGCGGAAccggcgcggcgggagcgcgggACGGGAGCGAGACGGACCGGGCGGAACCACTGTAGACGGGGCGCGGGGGAGGGACGAGTCCACGTCGGCGGAGCCGGCG CGAGAGGCTCCGCCATGGACGAGCCCCGGCCTCACG ACTCCCGGGAGGCGCCGGAGCCGCGGTCGGGACCCTCCGTGGCGGTGCCGCTGCCGGAGCCCCCCGAGGACGGGGACGATGCTGACACGGCCGAG CTCCTGGCGGGGCAGCGGCAGCCGCGCGGCTTCTGGACCTTCGAGTATTACCAGGCGTTTTTCGACGTGGACACGCGGCAG GTGCTGGAGCGCATCAAGGCCTCGGTGCTGCCGGTACCGGGGAAGAACTTTGTGCGTCACCGGCTGCGCAACAACCCCGACCTGTAcg GCCCGTTCTGGATCTGTGCCAccctggctctggctctggccATCAGCGGGGACCTGTCCCAGCTCGGCGCCGCCCGCGGGGGCCCCGAGCACCGGTACCGGCCCCGCTTCCACCACG CCCTTGCCCCGCACCCTGGGCCCGTTCCCGtgacccccccgtgcccccccagTGCCCGTGGCCGTGACCCTCATCTTCAGCTACGCGGGGCTGGTGCCgctggggctctggggggcCCTGAGCTGGGCccgggggggctcggggggctccTTCAGCCTCCTGGAGACCCTCTGTGCCTACGGCTACTCCCTGGCTGCGCTCGTGCCCGCCGCT GTGCTGTGGGCGCTGCCGGTGCCGTGGCTGcgctgggcagtgctggccgTGCTGGCCGTGCCCTCGGCCGCAGCTCTGGCCGTCACCTTCTGGCCGCCCCTGAGGGCCGGTGGCCGCGTGCCCGCGCTGGCCGGGGGGGCCGCGCTGGTGGCCCTGCACACgctgctggccctgggctgCCAG ctctaCTTCTTCGAGCCCCTCCCCACAGCGGGATCTGGGGGGGCCCCCGTGGGGATCCCCCCCTCCAACGCTTCCCACCCTGCACGGTGAGGGGGGGCCGGGATGGGGGGAGCCCCTGGACCGAGGGgacccccccatccccccccccgaccccccctcGTCGGAGCCCGCTCCGCTCCGTGAGCCCAAATAAAAGCAGGGATTCTCCAATCCGTGCCCCGCTGATTTTGGGGAGCCCCAAGCGCCCCCCCGGGGAGcccccagagccctga